In one window of Nicotiana tabacum cultivar K326 chromosome 12, ASM71507v2, whole genome shotgun sequence DNA:
- the LOC107830075 gene encoding actin-related protein 3 gives MDPSTSRPAVVIDNGTGYTKMGFAGNVEPSFILPTVVAVNESFINQPRALTKSSNLAQYSAGVMADLDFFIGEEALSRSKSSSTYNLSYPIKHGQVDNWDAMERFWQQCIFNYLRCDPEDHYFLLTESPMTAPENREYTGEIMFETFNVPGLYIAVQPVLALAAGYTASKCEMTGVVVDVGDGATHVVPVAEGYVIGSSIKSIPVAGKDVTLFIQQLMKERGEHVPAEDSFEVARKVKEMYCYTCSDIVKEFNKHDKEPGKYIKQWRGTKPKTGAPYSCDVGYERFLGPEVFFNPEIYNSDFTTPLPDVIDKCIQSAPIDTRRALYKNIVLSGGSTMFKDFHRRLQRDLKKIVDDRVPASDARLGGNVKAQPVEVNVVSNPIQRYAVWFGGSVLASTPEFFAACHTKTEYEEYGASICRTNPVFKGMY, from the exons ATGGACCCTTCTACCTCTCGCCCAGCTGTAGTCATTGACAATGGAACCGG gtATACAAAAATGGGTTTTGCTGGAAATGTTGAACCATCTTTCATACTGCCTACAGTTGTCGCTGTTAACGAATCATTTATCAATCAGCCTCGAGCTTTGACTAAGAGCAGCAACTTAGCTCAGTACAGTGCAGGAGTTATGGCTGATCTTGATTTCTTTATTGGGGAAGAGGCATTGAGTAGATCTAAATCTAGTAGCACTTACAATCTTAGCTATCCTATTAAACATGGACAGGTTGATAACTGGGATGCAATGGAGCGGTTCTGGCAGCAGTGTATATTCAATTATCTGCGCTGTGACCCTGAGGATCACTATTTTCTGTTGACTGAAAGCCCTATGACTGCACCAGAGAACCGAGAATATACTGGTGAAATTATGTTTGAGACTTTCAATGTTCCGGGACTTTATATAGCTGTGCAGCCGGTTCTTGCTCTGGCAGCTGGGTACACAGCATCTAAG TGTGAGATGACTGGAGTCGTAGTGGATGTTGGAGATGGTGCTACCCATGTTGTACCTGTTGCTGAAGGTTATGTTATTGGGAGTAGCATTAAGTCAATCCCCGTTGCTGGGAAAGATGTTACTCTTTTCATTCAGCAGCTCATGAAG GAAAGAGGAGAGCATGTACCAGCAGAGGATTCCTTTGAAGTAGCACGAAAAGTGAAGGAAATGTATTGCTATACTTGTTCTGACATTGTGAAG GAGTTTAATAAGCATGATAAAGAGCCAGGGAAGTACATCAAGCAATGGAGAGGTACAAAACCAAAGACAGGAGCACCATATTCATGTGATGTTGGCTATGAGCGATTTCTTGGTCCTGAG GTTTTCTTCAATCCTGAGATCTATAATAGTGATTTTACGACCCCTTTACCTGATGTGATTGACAAATGTATCCAGTCTGCACCAATTGACACAAGAAGAGCTTTATATAAG AATATTGTTCTATCCGGAGGATCAACCATGTTCAAAGACTTCCATAGAAGATTGCAGCGAGATCTCAAGAAGATTGTGGATGACCGTGTTCCTGCATCAGATGCTCGGTTAGGTGGAAATGTCAAA GCACAACCAGTTGAAGTGAATGTTGTCAGCAATCCTATCCAGAGATATGCAGTTTGGTTTGGAGGTTCTGTACTAGCTTCAACTCCGGAATTTTTTGCG GCTTGCCATACAAAGACAGAATACGAGGAATATGGAGCTAGCATATGCCGCACAAACCCTGTATTTAAGGGAATGTATTGA